Genomic DNA from Jonesia denitrificans DSM 20603:
TTCGCGGCCATGCCCCACACCAACTTGTCCCTCGAATTCCAAGTCACCCAGGAATACACCGGGCAACAACGGCACATCTGCTACCTCGGAACCCAGTGGTCGGAGATCATGCGGTTCACCTTCTGGCCAACCAGCAACCCCCACACCACCCTCGCTGACATTCCTGTGTCCTTCACCGCCGTCTCCAACGTGGGAATGAGCGCCTACTGGACTGGTCACCCCCTCGCCCAAGCGAACCTGTACGCCTACGGGCGGCTCACCTGGGATCCCACAGCAGACCCCGGTGACATTCTCACCGAATGGCTCACCCTCACCTTCCCCCACACCCCAGCAGCCACGCGCACAACACTGCACCACATCATGGCGTCGTCTTGGGACACCTACGAAAAATACACCGCCCCCCTGGGGGTCGGTTTTATGGTCTCCCCCGGTGCAGCACACTACGGCCCCCACATCGACGGGTACGAATATTCCCCCTGGGGCACCTACCACTTCGCGGACCGTGACGGTGTGGGTGTGGACCGCACCCGAACCGGCACCCGCTTTGTGGACCAGTACCCGCCCGAACTCGCTGACCAGTACAACAACCTCGACACCTGCCCGGACGAACTGGTGTTGTTCTTCCACCATGTTCCTTACACCCACGTTCTCCACTCCGGGAAAACGGTGATCCAACACATCTACGACACCCACTTTGAGGGAGTCGACAAGGTTCTTGACTACCAACGCACCTGGGACAACCTCCGTGACACGATCCCCACCGCGGTGTTCGAGGAAGTAAGCACCCGCCTGACCGAGCAAGTCCGCTGCGCACACGAATGGCGCGACCAGATGTGCACCTACTTCTTCCGAAAGTCAGGGATCCCCGACACCCACGGACGCACCATTTACTAACCATTCCTCACCACCGCCCCTCACCGCGTAGGATCACGGTATGCCACGATCACGGGTGCGCCGGTACGCGCTGCGCACACTAGCTGTCCTTGGTGTTCTTGTTCTCCTCGCAGTGGGCGGCATGGTGGCGTGGAGCCAGATCGGAGTCATGCCCGCAGAACCTGACCCACTCGCCTCTGTCACCAATGACCCACGCATCACCGTCACCGATGCAGGGCTCGCACTTGTTCTGACCCCCACCGACCCCACCACATCCGATGCACCCCTAACCAGCACCGGTCTTGTCATGATTCCGGGGGCAAAGGTTGAGGCAGCCGCCTACGTGGCAACATTCGCGGACGTTGTCACCACCACCGGGGTGACAGTGGTGATCACCAAACCGTGGCTCAACCTCGCGTTCTTCGATGTTCGCCCGCTGTCTACCTTCACCGACCTCGCCCCGAATGTGGACACGTGGATGGTGGCCGGTCACTCCCTGGGCGGTGTGAGAGCCTGCCAGCTCGCCTCCGACACCAGCGGTGTGATCCTGCTCGCGTCGTACTGCGCAACCGACATCTCCACCTCTACCCTGCCCGTCCTCAGCATTTCCGGCAGCGAAGACGGGTTATCCACCCCAGAAAAAATTGCCGATGCGCGGCCCCTCCTGCCCGAAACTGCAACGATAAGAGAAATCGAGGGTGCAAACCATGCGGGGTTTGGTGCTTACGGTGAGCAATCAGGCGATGGGGTTGCCACCCTTGACCCGGCGACAACCCGCGCCCTCATCAGTGAGGACATCATCACGTTCCTCATGCGATGAACCGGGCTCGCACATCAGCAAGCAGTGGAAGGGCGTTACGCCACAACAAAAACGACACCACCCCACCAAGGAGTAACAGCACCCCATCTGAGGTGAGGTACACAATCCCCAAGCTGAACACCCACAACGACAACGCACCCAGAGACACCCGTGGTGTCGCTGTCACGTAGTACAACCCCAGCCGGGCAACATCACGCCACCGAAACGCGAACTGTGAATGAATGTGCAGGGCGTGACTGAGCCACACGAGCGACACAATGGTGATGCCCACACCCGCCCACACGAACCCGGTGGGGATCCCCGCGGTAGCCCCAAACGCTGCGTTGAACGCAGTCAACCCGCCCAACCCCACAACAGGTGCGGACAACACTAACGCCCCTACCGTGTTGCGTCGCAGTCCATAAAAGAACGCGGCGAACGGACTGTCGTCCAGGTCACGGGTGCGCTGCTGGCAGGTGAAAAAGGCAGCTGACACCCCCGGCGCACACGCCCACACCATCACCGCAAACAATGGGATGTTTGACGCATCACGATCCAGGAAGATCGACACCCCACAAGGCACCGCTACCGCGAGCGCGAGGCATGCGGTGAGGGCCAGCATCCAGTACGTCTGTTTGGTGACGCGCGCAAGGATTCCGGTGCCGAACTCTTGGGGGGCTGCCATCAGTTGGTGTCCTCGGGTGTGTGGTCGCGGTGTCGGGCAATGACGGCGACGTCGGTGGGGTTCAGGGTGATGGTATCGCCTTCGGTGAGGGTGTGGCCGGTGAGGAGGTTCGTTCCGTTAAAGGGCAGTGTGAGGGTGTGGGGGGTGTGGTGGTGGTTGAGGAGGAAGTCGATGTGTCCGCGGCGGGTGTGTTCGAGGCCAGGGGTTGCTGCGAAGGGTGAGGTGATGTGGTGGCGGGCAATGGCGTTGTGCATGATGGTGGTCATGGTTGTGTCGTCGAGGATGGTGCCGATGTACCAGGCGTCACCTGCGCCGACGCTGCGCCGGGTTGCTGCGGGGGTTCCGGTGAACCAGTCGCCGGTGTAGGTAGCGACTGGTTCCGCGCCGTCGAGTTGGATGATGTCGTACACCAGGTGCCCTGTCCCGTGTGTGGGCGTGTTGGTGCGGTGTGGGGTGAGTGGGTTGGTGAGGTCGGTGGTGAGGGTGACGGGGTCGTTGGGGTGGTGGGCGTCGGTTTCGTCGATGCGGATCCCGAACAGTGGGGCAAGCGGGCCTGGGGTGATGTCAAGGAAGGCGTGGTCGTTGGTGTCGACTCGCCCTGACATGACGGTCGTGATGACGGTACCGCCACGGTGGGCGACGTCAGTGAGGCGTTGGGTGATGTCGGTGGTAAGCATGTGCAGGGCGGGGGCGACGACGACGTCGTAAGTGTCCAGCGGCGCGGTGATGGGGATGACGTCGAGGGGGACTCCGGCTTCCCACAGGGGTGTGTACAGGCGCAGCACGGTGTCGATGTAGGACAGGTGTCGGTTGGGGCCGTCGGACATTTCTAACGCCCACCAGGAGTCCCAGTCGAGGATGACGGCGGCTCGGGCGGGGGTGCGTAACCCCTGCGTGTGCTCACCCAGGGTGTCAAAGTCGTGACCGAGGGTTGCGGCTTCGGTGAAGACGCGGGTGTCGAGCCGCCCGGAGTGGTTGAGGACAGCGCCGTGGTATTTTTCGCAGGCTCCCCGGTTTTGGCGCATCTGGAAGTAGAGGACTGCGTCAGCGCCGTGGGCAACGGATTGCCAGGACCACAGGCCCAGGATCCCAGGTTTTTTCACCGGGTTGACGTCGCGGCTGGCCGTGGTGGAGGGGGTTTGCTCCATGACCCAGAAGGGTTGCCCGTTTTTGAGGCCACGCATGGTGTCGTGGGCAAGGGCCATCCGGTTGGCGCTGTGTTCGTCGGGCGGGTAGTTATCCCAGGACGCGAAGTCAAGGTGGGGTGCCCACCGGTGGTAGTCCAGGGGTTTGTACAGGCCCATGAAGTTGGTGGTGACGGGCAGGTCGGAGTGGGCGCGGATGGCGTCTTTTTCTTCGGTGAAGGTGCGGATCATGGTGTCGGTGGTGAACCGGTAGTAGTCGAGTGTGATCCCTTGGAAGGCGGTGTGGTTGGGGGATTTCCAGTGTTCACTGAGGATCGTGGGGGGCACGATCTGGTCCCAGTTCGTGTACCGGTGGGACCAAAACGTCGTGTACCAGGCATCGTTGAGGGCGTCGAGTGTGCCGTATCGGCGGGTGAGCCAGGTGCGGAACTCTTGGGCGCAGTTGTCGCAGTAGCAGGCTCCCCCGTATCCGCCGTATTCGTTGTTGATATGCCAGGCGATCACCGCAGGGTGGTGGGCGTAACGCTGGGCGATGCGTCCCGCAAGTTCGGTGGCGAGGCGCCGGTAGTTGGGTGAGGAGTGGCAGGCGTTGTGGCGTTGCCCGTAGTTGTGGTGGCGTCCTTCAAAGTCGACCCGGTTGACGTCAGGGTAGGTGGTGGCCAGCCATGGGGGGACGGCTGCGGTGGCGGTGGCCAGGACAACCTGGCGGTCTTCGGCGTGTGCCCGGTCGATGATGGCGTCGAGCACGTCGAAGTCGTAGGTGGTTTCGTCTGGTTGGATGAGTGACCACATGAACACCCCAACGGTGAGGGTGTTCATGTGGGCTGCGTTGAACGCGGCGTAGTCGTCGTCCCAGGTTTCGGTGGGCCATTGTTCGGGGTTGTAGTCGCCGCCGTAGCGGATTGACGATGCGGGTGGGAGTGTCATGGTCGCATCCGTTCGTTGGTGGGTAGGCAGGAGCAGGTGGTGTGGGTGGTGTTGGTTAGGCGGTGGCGTGACCGGGGATTCGGGTGTCGTCGATCCATGGTTCGGTGGCGTTGGTGGTGGCGGTGAGTTCCACGAGGGTGATTTCGTGGCGGTCCAGGGTGAGGGTCAGGTCGACGCGGCCGTCAGTGATGGTGTGGGTGGTCACGGTGTGGTGTGGGGTGGCGGCGAGGTGGAGGTGGCGCATCTGCTGGCGGGTGGGTGCTGGCGGGCGGCCCATCGTTTGCCAGGCGGTGAACGCATTTCCGAGGGTGTCGTTGACGCGTTGGCGGCTGGCGTAGGCTGCCGATGCGGGGGCGGGTTTCCCGGGTGTGTGCGCCCCGGCTGTGGGTGCGCTGGTGGGGTCTAGGGGAATGGACAAGCTCACGGTGTGTCCAGCGGTGGGGGTAGCGGGTTCTCCGGTAACCGGGTGCCAGGCAAGGACAGCGATGTGACCGTCTGGGTGTCGGGTGACCAGGTGGTCATCCCCGGTCGAGAGAATGTCGGTGCCCATCGCTGCCATGAATGCGAACAGGTGGTAGGTGGGTTTGGGAATGTTGCCGTGGGTGAGGAGCCCGAACCCACCGTGGAACAACGCACGCGGGACACCTTCTTCTTCAAAGACGTCGCTGATGGTCCAGTAGGAGAATGACGCGACGCCCGTTGAACCGCCGCGGGCAAGCACAGGGGCAAGGTAGGCGGCGTTGTACGCGGTGTCGTGAACGGGGTTGTCGGGCCGGTAGGACGTGTTGTACTCGGAAATGTGGACGGGCAGCCCTTGTAGGGTGGTGCCTTTCAGTTCCTCGCTGGGGATCGCAAACTGGTCAATGAGGTGCTGTGGTTCCATGAGGGTTTGGTACACCCCGAACGGAACATGCTCAGCGGGGCCGGAGGTGTAGGCGTGGCGGGACACAAAATCAATGGGCGCGCCGGTGCGTTCAATGAACGCGATAAACGGCGCCCACCAGTGGTCAGACCCTGGGGATAGGACGGGCCCACCCACCTGGAATCGCGCATCGACTGTTTTAATGGCTCGGGCTGTGCGCTCGTACAAACGGAAGTATTCGTCCTGGTCGGCGTCCTTCCAAAACACGGTGAGGTTTGGTTCGTTCCACACTTCAATGGGCCAGCTCACCGCAGCTTCTGCACCGTACCGGTCAATAAGGTGCCGCAAAGTCACCTGAACAAGCTCGCACCAGGCGTCATAGTCAGCAGGTGGGGTGACCTTCCCTTTCCACCAGAACACCGTTTGGTCCCCTGACGCCAACACCTCCGGCATGAACCCCAACTCCAGCAGTGGGGTCACCCCAGCCTCAAGGTAGGAGTCAATAACCTGGTCAAGGTAGAGAAACGAGTAGCGAACAACCCGTTCGCCACCCACCTCGCTGACCTTGATGATTCCCATATCGTCGTGGAACATGCCGTGCCCGCGGATCGACTGGAACCCAATGTCCGCAACCGCTTTCTTCACCGCGTCACTGTGGCCCTGGCGCAGGGACAACCCCATCCGGCCAGTTCCCACACAGGCGCGCCACGCATCGGTGAGCTGGGCAACAGGGGTTGATGGAACGACATGCATGGCAAGAACTCCTTGGAAAGATGGGTGTGGGAGCGGCCCGGCCACCGGGCAGGTGACCGGGCCGCCAACAGCTCACGTATTAGCCGTTGTTTTCCTGGTAACGCTTGTGCGCACCATTAATGATGTCCATGTAGGCGGACAGGTTTTGACCTTCCAGTTCTGAGACGTACGCATCCCATTCGGAGAGGTCACGTTGACCAAGGATGAACGCGAGCGTGTTTTGCTTGACGTAGTCAGTCAGGGCAGTCTGGTACAAACCAACCTGCTCTTGTTCGCCTTCATCGAGTGGGTAGGGCGGGTTGGCG
This window encodes:
- a CDS encoding alpha/beta hydrolase, with product MPRSRVRRYALRTLAVLGVLVLLAVGGMVAWSQIGVMPAEPDPLASVTNDPRITVTDAGLALVLTPTDPTTSDAPLTSTGLVMIPGAKVEAAAYVATFADVVTTTGVTVVITKPWLNLAFFDVRPLSTFTDLAPNVDTWMVAGHSLGGVRACQLASDTSGVILLASYCATDISTSTLPVLSISGSEDGLSTPEKIADARPLLPETATIREIEGANHAGFGAYGEQSGDGVATLDPATTRALISEDIITFLMR
- a CDS encoding beta-galactosidase; translated protein: MTLPPASSIRYGGDYNPEQWPTETWDDDYAAFNAAHMNTLTVGVFMWSLIQPDETTYDFDVLDAIIDRAHAEDRQVVLATATAAVPPWLATTYPDVNRVDFEGRHHNYGQRHNACHSSPNYRRLATELAGRIAQRYAHHPAVIAWHINNEYGGYGGACYCDNCAQEFRTWLTRRYGTLDALNDAWYTTFWSHRYTNWDQIVPPTILSEHWKSPNHTAFQGITLDYYRFTTDTMIRTFTEEKDAIRAHSDLPVTTNFMGLYKPLDYHRWAPHLDFASWDNYPPDEHSANRMALAHDTMRGLKNGQPFWVMEQTPSTTASRDVNPVKKPGILGLWSWQSVAHGADAVLYFQMRQNRGACEKYHGAVLNHSGRLDTRVFTEAATLGHDFDTLGEHTQGLRTPARAAVILDWDSWWALEMSDGPNRHLSYIDTVLRLYTPLWEAGVPLDVIPITAPLDTYDVVVAPALHMLTTDITQRLTDVAHRGGTVITTVMSGRVDTNDHAFLDITPGPLAPLFGIRIDETDAHHPNDPVTLTTDLTNPLTPHRTNTPTHGTGHLVYDIIQLDGAEPVATYTGDWFTGTPAATRRSVGAGDAWYIGTILDDTTMTTIMHNAIARHHITSPFAATPGLEHTRRGHIDFLLNHHHTPHTLTLPFNGTNLLTGHTLTEGDTITLNPTDVAVIARHRDHTPEDTN
- a CDS encoding GH39 family glycosyl hydrolase, with the protein product MHVVPSTPVAQLTDAWRACVGTGRMGLSLRQGHSDAVKKAVADIGFQSIRGHGMFHDDMGIIKVSEVGGERVVRYSFLYLDQVIDSYLEAGVTPLLELGFMPEVLASGDQTVFWWKGKVTPPADYDAWCELVQVTLRHLIDRYGAEAAVSWPIEVWNEPNLTVFWKDADQDEYFRLYERTARAIKTVDARFQVGGPVLSPGSDHWWAPFIAFIERTGAPIDFVSRHAYTSGPAEHVPFGVYQTLMEPQHLIDQFAIPSEELKGTTLQGLPVHISEYNTSYRPDNPVHDTAYNAAYLAPVLARGGSTGVASFSYWTISDVFEEEGVPRALFHGGFGLLTHGNIPKPTYHLFAFMAAMGTDILSTGDDHLVTRHPDGHIAVLAWHPVTGEPATPTAGHTVSLSIPLDPTSAPTAGAHTPGKPAPASAAYASRQRVNDTLGNAFTAWQTMGRPPAPTRQQMRHLHLAATPHHTVTTHTITDGRVDLTLTLDRHEITLVELTATTNATEPWIDDTRIPGHATA